The genomic window AAAGGTGATAAAGTATCACTTCCAGGATTTGGATCTTTTGATGTAAGAGAAAGAGCAGCTCGTAAAGGAGTTAACCCAGCTACTGGACAACCAATGGATATTGCAGCTTCTAAGTCTGTAGGATTCAAAGTTGGAAAACAACTTAAAGATTCCTTAAAATAATTAATTAGAGAGTATAGGTTTGA from Bacilli bacterium PM5-9 includes these protein-coding regions:
- a CDS encoding DNA-binding protein HU-beta (product_source=KO:K03530; cath_funfam=4.10.520.10; cog=COG0776; ko=KO:K03530; pfam=PF00216; smart=SM00411; superfamily=47729); its protein translation is MNKTELIAFVAEQTGLSKKDAQGAVDAVVDGISASLKKGDKVSLPGFGSFDVRERAARKGVNPATGQPMDIAASKSVGFKVGKQLKDSLK